A stretch of Plasmodium vinckei vinckei genome assembly, chromosome: PVVCY_05 DNA encodes these proteins:
- a CDS encoding early transcribed membrane protein — translation MKLTKAIYFIAFLLAINVIVPGSNNYVQAKADDSNNGVKKDGKQSLGEMIKNNKAAFISTLLATLALAAGTTYGAIHYHKHGTLANLFGGGKSRKKKPLKKEDYLKIPKSGRPQKKAPPVLTPVSDGLTAITIIEGGGRTPAAPYTVKIPKPEKPDNSYKIDDLINNSKH, via the coding sequence atgaaattaacaaaagcaatatattttattgccTTTTTATTGGCCATAAACGTAATAGTCCCAGGATCTAATAATTACGTACAAGCTAAAGCAGATGATTCAAACAATGGAGTAAAGAAGGATGGCAAACAGTCCCTTGGTGAAAtgattaaaaataacaaagcTGCATTTATATCTACATTACTTGCAACATTAGCATTAGCAGCTGGTACTACTTATGGTGCAATTCATTATCACAAACACGGTACTTTAGCAAACTTATTCGGAGGCGGTAAATCACGCAAAAAAAAACCCTTAAAAAAAGAGGACTATCTTAAAATCCCAAAAAGTGGACGTCCTCAAAAAAAAGCCCCACCAGTTTTAACTCCAGTTTCTGATGGACTTACAGCAATTACTATAATAGAAGGTGGCGGAAGAACCCCAGCCGCCCCATATACTGTAAAAATCCCTAAACCTGAAAAACCCGATAATTCCTATAAAATTGATGATTTGATTAATAATTCAAAgcattaa
- a CDS encoding PIR protein CIR protein, translated as MSLCEFPPEELRQIFQKYLDELNRIFYYYINISLIYTISHGNNDKDIKYYVPYYEKFSRKYNEIAEKCNFYKCNKYCKELYNLGNDYYNARREFILRNSDYVNKIPGLSTIPNCSNYNNNDDESLECVDMKYLKQENNTNDKLHYSRVLFSFIYILIPVLLLIIYKFRSFEIWMKSMFRTGIPLTDKVKETSPEETNVIENDTEDEKKENQVSEENEKDKKGEDPETQIITNITPANT; from the exons atgtcatTGTGTGAATTCCCACCAGAAGAATTGAGACAAATATTCCAGAAATATTTAGATGAATTAAACcgcatattttattattatataaatatatcattaattTATACAATATCTCATGGAAATAATGATAaggatataaaatattatgtaccatattatgaaaaattttcacgaaaatataatgaaatagcagaaaaatgtaatttttataaatgcaacaaatattgtaaagaattatataaCTTGGGAAATGACTATTATAATGCTCGGCGTGAGTTTATTCTACGTAATAGCgattatgtaaataaaataccaGGACTATCAACAATACCAAATTGTtctaattataataataatgatgatgaaAGCTTGGAATGTGTCGACATGAAATACTTGAAACaggaaaataatacaaatgatAAACTACACTACTCACgagttttattttcatttatatatatacttattcctgttttgttattaataatttataag TTTAGATCCTTTGAAATTTGGATGAAATCTATGTTTAGAACTGGAATCCCACTTACAGACAAAGTAAAAGAAACCTCTCCAGAAGAAACAAATGTTATTGAAAACGATACTGAAGACGAAAAGAAGGAAAATCAAGTGTcggaagaaaatgaaaaagataaaaaaggtGAAGATCCTGAGACTCAAATAATAACGAATATAACACCAGCAAATACATGA
- a CDS encoding tryptophan-rich antigen tryptophan-rich protein, giving the protein MDPYYKQLYESSHTTQLDRPHFTRFSPSYSPNPSNPLYDNPDQRSNESQRELRIRRYQPKPQRLGILGALGALGASLIQYVPNGANIFGNFSPLQVNSHEYGGPPNSTIEYYFVDPLKTEEWKVNEWEQWKEKIEAEWDKFKDIVEKEKLVWLGGKEHDWSEYMKYMEYKWTHYSPEFEKCIKSDILKKNRALDEREWDEWMRTEGKDLIKKDWNDWLSDNESYLNVWSIHEWLKWRNQIINKWLDSEWKREEDAYWAKWESTWVKCYDFEERNNWVTWRARINREMVDWNNWTKKKEEELIDHQSGSWGRWKTEKQTLFDLWVDRFVDDWIKEKHWFIWTSERNDYFARNRYTKFN; this is encoded by the exons atggatCCATATTATAAGCAATTATATGAATCTTCTCACACCACGCAACTTGATCGCCCCCATTTTACTCGTTTTTCTCCTTCTTATTCACCCAATCCGTCAAACCCTCTTTATGATAATCCAGATCAAAGGTCAAATGAATCTCAAAGAGAATTAAGAATAAGAAGATACCAACCTAAGCCTCAAAGACTTGGTATTCTTGGTGCTCTTGGCGCTCTTGGTGCATCACTTATACAATATGTACCCAATGGTGCAAACATATTTGGTAACTTTTCACCg CTTCAAGTAAATTCACACGAATATGGTGGCCCCCCTAATTCAACGAtagaatattattttgttgatCCATTAAAAACTGAAGAATGGAAAGTAAATGAATGGGAACAATGGAAAGAAAAGATAGAAGCAGAATGGGATAAATTTAAAGATATtgttgaaaaagaaaaattagtATGGCTAGGAGGAAAAGAACACGATTGGTCtgaatatatgaaatatatggaATATAAATGGACACATTATAGCCCagaatttgaaaaatgtataaaatcagatattttaaaaaaaaatcgagCATTAGATGAACGTGAATGGGATGAATGGATGAGAACAGAAGGAAAAGATTTAATCAAAAAAGATTGGAATGATTGGTTATCTGATAATGAGTCTTATCTAAATGTATGGAGTATTCATGAATGGCTAAAATGGAgaaatcaaataataaataaatggcTAGATTCTGAATGGAAACGCGAAGAAGATGCTTACTGGGCAAAATGGGAATCTACGTGGGTTAAATGTTATGATTTTGaagaaagaaataattGGGTTACCTGGAGAGCCAGAATAAATAGAGAAATGGTTGATTGGAATAATTGgacaaagaaaaaagaagaagaacTTATAGATCATCAATCAGGTTCTTGGGGACGATGGAAAACTGAGAAACAAACCTTATTTGACCTATGGGTAGATAGATTTGTTGATGATTGgattaaagaaaaacacTGGTTTATATGGACAAGTGAAAGAAATGATTATTTCGCAAGAAACAGATATACAAAATTCAATTAA
- a CDS encoding early transcribed membrane protein: protein MKLTKAFYFIAFLLAINVLVPGSNNYVEAKPKGKGGNSLANKIKNNKAAVISTILTTLALAAAGTYGALHYHKKGAPKKKPVAQNAKAAPAPAPVADNRAAPKPAGTTTPTRAYPPAY, encoded by the coding sequence atgaaattaacaAAAGCATTCTATTTTATTGCCTTTTTATTGGCCATAAACGTTTTAGTCCCAGGATCTAATAATTATGTTGAAGCTAAACCCAAAGGAAAAGGTGGTAACTCCCTTgctaacaaaattaaaaataacaaagcTGCAGTTATATCTACAATACTTACAACATTAGCATTAGCAGCAGCTGGTACTTATGGTGCACTCCATTATCATAAGAAGGGAGCccctaaaaaaaaacccGTAGCACAAAATGCTAAAGCAGCCCCAGCCCCAGCCCCCGTAGCAGATAATAGAGCAGCACCCAAACCAGCTGGTACTACTACTCCCACAAGAGCATATCCACCAGCATACTAA
- a CDS encoding tryptophan-rich protein tryptophan-rich antigen: MDGITENAIDLANMVSDPHNNVAIKNITNILNNDYTSSFIIMILYAMMFAHMFMTARSIYTEYNKERQNKSIGNYDENSDQDSDDDQPYDYELGKYNDEKSIRWKKGQWRRWIYTLEQDWNAFNIEMNNEEYEWIKKKENDWNLFLIELENKWNHYNKNLDDEFETNVISKYSSWDSKKWIDWMKSDGIRFIYMEWKNWVLESHNEFSDNFVNKWMKWKKNKILSWSKLDWKRQESQKWDKFEQKRFKSLHYLDNKRYNEFINRKKDEQNQWNEWVKTKDNEFVENILNKYLMWKDGKHILYKEWVETFITKWINQKQWNVWIAEQQALSLENESEQTTEQQEKIHLISPLLEN; encoded by the exons ATGGATGGAATCACAGAAAATGCAATAGACTTAGCAAATATGGTATCGGACCCCCATAACAATGTTGCTATTAAAAACATCACTAATATTCTAAACAACGATTATACTTCATCTTTCATAATAATGATCTTATATGCTATGATGTTTGCACATATGTTCATGACTGCCCGCAGCATATACACCGAATACAATAAG gAAAGACAAAACAAATCTATTGGTAATTATGATGAGAACAGTGATCAAGATAGTGATGACGATCAACCATATGATTATGAATTAGGGAAATACAATGATGAAAAATCAATACGATGGAAAAAAGGACAATGGAGAAGATGGATTTATACTTTGGAACAAGATTGGAATGCTTTTAATATAGAAATGAATAATGAAGAATATGAGtggattaaaaaaaaagaaaatgattggaatttattcttaatagaattagaaaataaatggaaTCATTATAATAAGAATCTCGATGATGAATTTGAAACTAATGTTATAAGCAAATATTCTAGTTGGGATTCTAAAAAGTGGATCGATTGGATGAAATCTGATGGAATtcgttttatttatatggaaTGGAAAAATTGGGTTCTAGAAAGCCACAACGAATTTTCtgataattttgtaaataaatggatgaaatggaaaaaaaataaaatcttATCATGGTCCAAGCTTGATTGGAAACGTCAAGAATCACAAAAATGGGATAAGTTTGAACAAAAACGTTTCAAAAGTCTTCATTACTTagataataaaagatataatgaatttataaaCAGAAAAAAAGACGAACAAAACCAATGGAATGAATGGGTTAAAACAAAGGACAATGAGTttgttgaaaatatattaaataaatatttaatgtgGAAAGATGGTAAACATATCTTATATAAAGAATGGGTAGAAACTTTTATCACCAAATGGATAAATCAAAAACAATGGAATGTTTGGATTGCAGAGCAACAGGCACTTTCATTGGAAAACGAATCTGAACAAACCACAGAACAACAGGAAAAAATACACCTTATTTCTCCACTACTCGAAAattga